In Armatimonadota bacterium, one DNA window encodes the following:
- the der gene encoding ribosome biogenesis GTPase Der — protein sequence MATKLPVVVIVGRPNVGKSTFFNRLIKRRAAVVEDQIEQVRVQAEVAMEEADTILFLTEVTAGVTPDDWELANRLRGSKKPILVVVNKTDNPQRAANAGEFYALGLGEIFMVSSLHGKGVADLLDRIVEELPQVEKDEEEPDEIRLAILGRPNVGKSSLLNAFTGEQRAIVSNIPGTTRDAIDTLLSYRDERFRLIDTAGLRRRGKIQGSIEYYMVDRAMKALDRANVGLIVVDGDAGLTDGDKRTAKLAHDGGKAVVIAVNKWDVKEPPNGKPKQKSPEKKAFLQQIRDELPEVSYAPVCFTSAKESAGLEPVLDTVLKALDSYNFRIATGPFNRLIQDALFSKPYSTKGKFLKVYYATQVATRPPTFALFCNDPEIVHFSYLRYIENQFRKKYPLEGTPLRWKLKSSHEKKS from the coding sequence ATGGCCACCAAACTCCCCGTCGTCGTCATCGTGGGGCGCCCGAACGTCGGAAAGAGCACCTTTTTCAACCGGCTCATCAAGCGCCGCGCCGCAGTCGTCGAGGACCAGATCGAGCAAGTGCGCGTGCAGGCCGAAGTCGCCATGGAAGAGGCTGACACCATCCTCTTCCTCACCGAGGTGACTGCCGGCGTCACGCCCGACGACTGGGAACTGGCCAACCGCCTGCGCGGCAGCAAGAAGCCGATCCTAGTGGTGGTCAACAAAACCGACAACCCGCAGCGCGCCGCGAACGCGGGCGAGTTCTATGCGCTGGGTTTGGGTGAGATCTTCATGGTCTCGTCGCTGCATGGCAAAGGGGTGGCCGATCTGCTCGACCGCATCGTCGAAGAGCTTCCGCAAGTGGAGAAGGACGAAGAAGAGCCCGATGAGATTCGGCTCGCCATTTTGGGCCGCCCGAACGTGGGCAAGTCCTCGCTGCTGAACGCCTTCACGGGCGAGCAGCGCGCCATCGTTTCGAACATCCCGGGCACCACCCGCGACGCCATCGACACGCTGCTCAGCTATCGCGACGAGCGGTTCCGCCTGATCGATACCGCAGGCCTAAGGCGACGCGGCAAGATCCAAGGCAGCATCGAATACTACATGGTGGACCGCGCGATGAAGGCGCTCGACCGGGCCAACGTGGGCTTGATCGTGGTGGATGGCGACGCCGGGCTCACCGACGGCGACAAGCGCACTGCCAAGCTCGCACATGACGGCGGCAAGGCCGTGGTGATCGCGGTGAACAAATGGGACGTGAAAGAGCCGCCTAACGGGAAACCCAAGCAGAAATCACCCGAGAAGAAAGCGTTCCTGCAGCAGATTCGCGATGAACTGCCCGAGGTCTCCTATGCGCCGGTGTGCTTCACCAGCGCCAAGGAAAGCGCGGGGCTGGAGCCGGTGCTCGACACGGTGCTCAAGGCTCTGGACAGCTACAACTTTCGCATCGCCACGGGGCCGTTCAATCGCCTGATCCAAGACGCGCTCTTCTCAAAGCCCTATTCGACCAAGGGCAAGTTCCTCAAGGTCTATTACGCGACCCAGGTGGCCACCCGCCCGCCGACGTTCGCGCTCTTCTGCAACGATCCCGAGATCGTGCACTTCTCCTACCTGCGCTACATCGAGAACCAGTTCCGCAAGAAGTACCCCTTGGAGGGCACCCCCCTGCGCTGGAAGCTGAAGAGCAGTCACGAGAAGAAGTCGTGA
- a CDS encoding acyloxyacyl hydrolase has protein sequence MPNFRSAWMMLGVGLATGAMADDTALTGPMGRGNWYVGGFLGQSIPILGSDEVRRGGAFSLQYERKDPRMTYRGLSGSFVLEGYLHSTVGGAKGSTEHNRLNTLGFLGMARWRGERDSRGYAPYGAVGWGISFGNRTTVDLDSKVNSTPVIEGGLSYAPPGQEWLFGLRWLHASNAGLKGRNQGLNEVHVFVAKRF, from the coding sequence ATGCCCAACTTCAGAAGCGCATGGATGATGCTCGGCGTCGGTCTCGCCACGGGTGCGATGGCCGACGACACCGCCCTAACCGGGCCGATGGGCAGAGGCAACTGGTATGTCGGCGGATTCCTCGGGCAGTCGATCCCAATCCTGGGGTCTGACGAGGTTCGACGGGGAGGCGCCTTCAGCCTCCAGTACGAGCGCAAGGATCCTCGGATGACCTACCGGGGGTTGTCGGGTTCTTTTGTGCTGGAAGGCTATCTACATTCGACGGTCGGGGGCGCCAAGGGCTCGACCGAGCACAATCGGCTCAACACGCTCGGGTTCCTCGGGATGGCGCGATGGCGTGGGGAAAGGGACTCGCGAGGCTACGCTCCGTATGGGGCGGTGGGCTGGGGGATCAGCTTTGGGAACCGGACGACGGTGGACCTCGACAGCAAGGTCAACTCGACGCCGGTGATCGAGGGCGGATTGAGCTACGCGCCTCCAGGTCAGGAGTGGCTATTCGGGCTGAGGTGGCTACATGCTTCGAATGCCGGCCTAAAGGGCCGGAACCAGGGGCTGAACGAGGTTCACGTGTTCGTCGCGAAGAGGTTCTAG
- a CDS encoding FHA domain-containing protein, whose product MAENELLDDVAGTEPEESSVPADTTCAETAARGCLTLIRGGVETDQRFPFAAPAVVGRFDPAVGPVEVDLGVIDEGRYVSRKHAKIECEHGAWAITDLGSSNGTYVLRSDYEKVDSAPLQDGDQIAFGNARFRFSVEADSAPVEPADAAAEGDPEPESHEDA is encoded by the coding sequence ATGGCAGAAAACGAATTGCTGGATGACGTCGCTGGAACCGAGCCGGAAGAGAGTTCCGTACCTGCCGACACGACCTGCGCGGAGACCGCCGCAAGGGGCTGCCTCACGCTGATCCGCGGAGGCGTCGAGACCGATCAGCGCTTCCCCTTCGCCGCGCCCGCCGTGGTTGGGCGGTTCGACCCGGCGGTCGGTCCGGTCGAGGTGGACCTTGGGGTGATCGACGAGGGGCGGTATGTATCGCGCAAGCACGCGAAGATCGAGTGTGAGCACGGCGCTTGGGCGATCACCGACTTGGGCTCCTCCAACGGCACCTACGTGCTTCGATCGGACTATGAGAAAGTCGACTCGGCCCCATTGCAGGACGGCGACCAAATCGCCTTCGGCAACGCGCGGTTCCGATTCAGTGTGGAGGCCGATTCTGCTCCCGTCGAGCCCGCAGATGCAGCCGCCGAGGGAGACCCGGAGCCTGAATCGCATGAGGATGCGTGA